CGGGTGATGTTCCCGGTTCCGGCCGCTCTCCCGTTGCCGACGCGGCCATGCAGGGTGACCTCGAGACCGTCCGCTTGCTGTTGCGGCAGGGTGTGGACGTGAGCTCGGCTCAGGGCGACGGCATGACGGCTCTGCATTGGGCTGCCCTGAGCGGCAGCGGCAAGATGGCCGAGGTGCTGCTCTACGCCGGAGCGAACGTCGGTGCGACCACTCGCCTCGGCGGGTACACGCCCCTTCTGCTCGCCAGTAAAGGCGGCCACGCTTCCCTGATCGCGACGCTGGTTTCCGCCGGAG
The sequence above is a segment of the Vicinamibacteria bacterium genome. Coding sequences within it:
- a CDS encoding ankyrin repeat domain-containing protein; its protein translation is MLEAKGIGKGFRVVAAGSCLLLLVAAAPGDVPGSGRSPVADAAMQGDLETVRLLLRQGVDVSSAQGDGMTALHWAALSGSGKMAEVLLYAGANVGATTRLGGYTPLLLASKGGHASLIATLVSAGANPNSTTTSGTTPLMLAAASGSTDAVNVLLDHGADVNATDADKRRTALMFAAARNRS